A single genomic interval of Chloracidobacterium validum harbors:
- the nth gene encoding endonuclease III has protein sequence MPKPTGHTVNELNLASQRRRMRTVIGRLRRAYPDARCSLNYTTPLELLVATILSAQCTDERVNLVTRELFQKYRTAADYANADLEALQSDIRPTGFYRNKAKALQGMGRQLVERFGGEVPRAMDDLLALPGVARKTANVVLGNAFGRAPGVVVDTHVTRLSARLGFSTAPTPEKIERDLMAIVPERHYVMLPHWLIFHGRAVCRARSPRCQDCVLADLCPSAGAV, from the coding sequence ATGCCCAAACCAACAGGTCATACGGTGAACGAACTAAATCTTGCGTCCCAGCGCCGGCGAATGCGGACGGTCATCGGGCGCTTACGCCGGGCCTACCCGGATGCCCGCTGCTCGCTCAACTACACGACGCCGCTTGAACTGCTGGTGGCGACAATCCTTTCTGCCCAGTGCACAGATGAACGGGTCAATCTCGTCACGAGAGAACTCTTTCAGAAGTACCGTACGGCGGCAGATTACGCCAACGCTGACCTTGAAGCGTTGCAGTCCGACATCCGCCCAACCGGCTTTTACCGAAACAAAGCCAAGGCCCTGCAAGGCATGGGACGCCAGCTCGTTGAGCGCTTTGGCGGCGAGGTTCCGCGCGCGATGGACGATTTGCTTGCGTTACCGGGCGTTGCCCGGAAAACAGCGAATGTCGTTCTGGGCAATGCTTTTGGACGAGCGCCGGGCGTGGTGGTGGATACCCATGTGACGCGGCTTTCCGCGCGACTAGGTTTTTCAACCGCGCCGACGCCTGAAAAGATCGAGCGTGACCTGATGGCAATTGTGCCGGAGCGGCACTACGTCATGTTGCCGCACTGGTTGATCTTTCACGGGCGGGCAGTCTGCCGCGCGCGCAGTCCCCGCTGCCAAGATTGCGTTTTGGCCGACCTGTGTCCATCGGCGGGCGCGGTCTAA
- a CDS encoding OPT family oligopeptide transporter, whose amino-acid sequence MAARLDVSTNTTTETTFKPFVTSEAILPEFTLRSVLVGVILGIIFGASSVYLALKVGLTVSASIPIAVLSITIFRALGKSSILENNMTQTVGSAGESVAAGVVFTVPALLLMGYSLDLSRTTLTALTGGWLGVLLMIPLRRALIVKEHGKLTYPEGTACAEVLIVGEKGGSQAKLVFGGFGLALLYKFLMSGLHLWKEYPEKALGKVLPGATVSAEVSPELMGVGYIIGPRVAGIMLAGGAMSYLVIIPTIVFFGSGLTEPLFPATKLINGMTPSEVRTNFVLYIGAGAVATGGVISLIRSLPMILAAFRAGVGGFKAAGETTVARTERDLPMNLVLGGAGLLWIILSAVIYFTAAELGFSVLAAGMIIAFGFFFVTVSSRITGEIGSSSNPISGMTVATILLTCLIFLVIGKVGIEARVVALSVGAVVCIAAAIGGATSQDLKTGFLVGATPQRQQIGLVIGVTTSALAIGWVLSFLNDSNTIYFPKEAPGYTASTTENRTITLAGQTYRVHNVTEPIAGLLPGRYLINDAGQIRFVIDPGVGGVETQKLVETQGPVAGAATGETLRGLDDQPYQVVKVTQPDGLVVSYLVDGAGQAHYRLDKRDLPYSAPKASLMKLIIDGILTQKLPWGLVLLGMFISITMELCGVAALPFAVGLYLPFSTSAAIFAGGFIRWLVDRRTGGAASEAEAEAGSGVLFSSGLIAGGSIGGLLLAALTVVAGDALAKLNIAEHWPAIERGAFADLWAVAVFLLLGIGLYQIARWSSVGTKS is encoded by the coding sequence ATGGCAGCGCGACTCGATGTGTCAACAAACACGACGACGGAGACAACCTTCAAACCCTTCGTCACCAGTGAAGCCATCCTGCCGGAATTTACGCTTCGCAGTGTGCTGGTTGGTGTCATCCTAGGTATCATCTTTGGGGCTTCGTCAGTTTATCTGGCGCTCAAGGTCGGACTGACAGTTTCGGCTTCGATTCCAATTGCCGTGCTATCTATCACGATTTTCCGGGCGCTGGGCAAAAGTTCCATTCTTGAAAACAACATGACGCAAACAGTTGGCTCGGCCGGGGAATCGGTCGCGGCGGGTGTTGTCTTTACCGTGCCGGCGCTGCTTCTGATGGGCTACTCGCTCGATCTGTCGCGCACCACGCTCACGGCACTCACTGGCGGCTGGCTCGGCGTGCTCCTGATGATTCCGTTGCGACGGGCGCTCATCGTCAAGGAACACGGCAAGTTGACGTACCCGGAGGGCACGGCCTGCGCCGAAGTGCTCATTGTGGGTGAAAAAGGCGGCAGCCAGGCCAAGCTCGTCTTTGGTGGCTTTGGGCTGGCGTTGCTGTACAAGTTCCTGATGTCGGGGCTGCACCTGTGGAAAGAGTACCCCGAAAAAGCGCTGGGCAAGGTACTGCCGGGCGCGACCGTCAGCGCCGAAGTTTCCCCGGAATTGATGGGGGTGGGTTATATCATCGGGCCGCGCGTGGCCGGGATCATGCTGGCCGGCGGGGCCATGTCGTACTTGGTCATCATCCCCACGATTGTCTTTTTTGGCAGCGGACTCACCGAACCCCTGTTTCCGGCGACCAAGCTCATCAACGGCATGACGCCAAGCGAGGTGCGGACCAACTTTGTGCTTTACATCGGGGCCGGGGCCGTAGCGACTGGTGGTGTCATCAGCTTGATCCGTTCACTGCCGATGATTTTGGCAGCCTTCCGCGCTGGCGTCGGAGGCTTCAAGGCAGCCGGAGAGACGACCGTTGCGCGAACCGAACGCGACTTGCCGATGAACCTCGTGCTGGGTGGCGCTGGGCTGCTATGGATCATCCTCAGCGCCGTCATTTACTTCACGGCGGCCGAACTGGGGTTTAGCGTGCTGGCAGCGGGGATGATCATTGCGTTTGGTTTTTTCTTCGTTACGGTGTCATCGCGCATCACCGGTGAAATTGGTTCGTCGTCCAACCCGATTTCGGGCATGACCGTCGCCACGATTTTGCTCACGTGCCTGATTTTTCTCGTCATCGGCAAGGTTGGCATCGAGGCGCGGGTCGTGGCGTTGTCGGTCGGCGCGGTGGTGTGCATCGCGGCCGCGATTGGCGGAGCAACCTCACAGGACCTGAAAACCGGTTTCCTGGTGGGAGCAACACCCCAACGACAGCAAATCGGACTCGTCATCGGGGTCACGACATCGGCGCTGGCGATTGGTTGGGTCCTATCGTTTCTCAACGATTCCAACACCATCTACTTCCCCAAGGAAGCGCCGGGCTACACGGCATCCACGACGGAAAATCGAACGATCACGCTGGCTGGCCAGACCTATCGGGTTCACAACGTCACCGAACCGATTGCTGGGCTGTTGCCGGGGCGTTACCTGATCAACGACGCCGGACAGATACGGTTCGTGATTGATCCCGGCGTCGGCGGCGTCGAGACGCAAAAGCTCGTCGAGACCCAGGGGCCTGTCGCGGGGGCAGCGACCGGTGAAACGTTGCGCGGGCTTGACGATCAGCCCTACCAAGTTGTGAAGGTCACCCAACCTGACGGGCTGGTTGTCTCGTACCTCGTGGACGGCGCCGGCCAAGCCCACTACCGGCTTGACAAACGCGACCTGCCCTATTCGGCTCCAAAGGCCAGTCTGATGAAGCTCATCATTGACGGTATCTTGACCCAAAAGCTGCCGTGGGGCTTGGTCCTTTTAGGAATGTTCATTTCAATCACGATGGAGTTGTGCGGGGTGGCGGCGTTGCCCTTTGCCGTCGGGCTGTATTTGCCATTTTCAACCTCCGCCGCGATTTTTGCCGGGGGATTCATCCGTTGGTTGGTTGACCGCCGAACCGGTGGCGCAGCCTCAGAGGCCGAGGCGGAAGCCGGGAGTGGTGTCTTGTTCAGCTCCGGGTTGATTGCCGGCGGCTCGATTGGTGGACTCCTTTTGGCTGCCTTGACCGTCGTTGCCGGAGACGCGCTGGCCAAGCTCAACATCGCCGAGCATTGGCCGGCAATCGAACGTGGCGCGTTCGCCGACCTGTGGGCCGTGGCCGTCTTCCTTCTTCTGGGGATTGGGCTTTATCAAATTGCGCGGTGGTCTTCAGTCGGAACGAAATCATGA
- a CDS encoding M20/M25/M40 family metallo-hydrolase has protein sequence MRTLRLGVVGWWLLWLVIQIGAQAANPQVAVSDELRAALARIQPAALRAHTELLSDDLFEGRAPGARGGLLAAKYIATQFQAYGLEPRHGSYFQNVPITNLRAQPTVMTLRTNQGQAVQLAYGSEFTAQSGECVPEVKLDDVPVIFAGYGIVAPEYDWNDYKDVDVRGKIVMLLVNDPGLRNPNIFQGRTLTYYGRWTYKYEEAARQGARGVLLIHTTESATYPWQVVQSSNTGVRSELVRDANSPPVVALKSWITDDAAVRVAKLTGKNLAMLIEQAERRDFRPVSLDVTLSLDLKSEVSTLESPNVVGWLPGRDPQLRDECVVVTAHYDHFGVKEDAPTGQKLIYHGALDNASGVAALLAMAEALAKSPWRPRRSVLFLAVTAEEQGLLGAQYYCERPLIPLEKTAANINLDEVNVFGRTRDFVPLGAERSTLGKTIDALAKLEGLVMKPDPFPQNGSFFRSDHFCFAKAGVPCLSLNFGVEVEGKPEGWGKQRFDTYVRRDYHQPTDVIQDDWDFQGAAQHAQFALLIVATIADDPAMPDWLPGEAFQRKKT, from the coding sequence ATGAGAACGCTTCGTTTGGGCGTTGTGGGCTGGTGGCTGCTCTGGTTGGTCATCCAGATTGGCGCACAGGCTGCCAACCCACAAGTCGCGGTCTCGGATGAGCTACGGGCCGCGCTCGCCCGGATTCAACCGGCTGCCCTTCGCGCCCATACCGAACTCCTTTCCGATGACCTGTTCGAGGGACGCGCACCCGGCGCGCGTGGTGGACTGCTGGCGGCCAAGTACATTGCTACCCAATTTCAAGCCTACGGGCTGGAACCACGTCACGGCTCGTATTTTCAAAACGTCCCGATCACGAACTTGCGCGCCCAACCGACCGTGATGACGTTACGGACCAACCAGGGACAAGCCGTCCAGTTGGCCTACGGTTCGGAATTCACGGCGCAATCCGGCGAGTGCGTCCCGGAAGTCAAACTCGACGATGTTCCGGTGATCTTTGCCGGTTATGGCATTGTCGCGCCGGAATATGATTGGAATGACTACAAGGACGTGGATGTGCGCGGCAAAATCGTCATGCTGCTCGTCAACGATCCCGGACTGCGCAACCCAAACATTTTTCAGGGGCGGACGCTGACCTACTATGGGCGGTGGACGTACAAGTACGAGGAGGCGGCCCGCCAGGGCGCGCGGGGGGTGCTGCTCATTCACACCACCGAAAGCGCGACCTATCCGTGGCAGGTGGTGCAAAGCTCAAACACCGGGGTGCGGTCAGAGTTGGTTCGGGATGCCAATTCACCACCAGTCGTGGCGCTCAAATCGTGGATTACCGACGACGCGGCGGTTCGCGTCGCCAAACTCACCGGCAAGAACCTGGCGATGCTCATCGAACAAGCCGAGCGGCGTGATTTTCGTCCGGTATCGCTCGATGTCACGCTTTCGCTCGACCTGAAAAGCGAGGTTTCCACGCTCGAATCCCCCAATGTCGTCGGCTGGTTACCGGGACGCGATCCCCAGCTCCGCGATGAATGCGTCGTGGTCACAGCCCACTACGACCACTTTGGCGTCAAGGAAGACGCCCCGACCGGACAAAAGCTCATTTATCACGGCGCGTTGGATAACGCTTCGGGCGTCGCGGCGCTGCTGGCCATGGCGGAAGCGCTGGCCAAATCGCCGTGGCGTCCACGGCGGTCGGTGTTGTTTCTGGCCGTCACCGCCGAAGAGCAAGGCTTGCTCGGAGCACAGTATTACTGCGAACGTCCGCTCATTCCGCTCGAAAAGACCGCCGCCAATATCAACCTCGATGAAGTCAACGTCTTTGGGCGCACGCGCGATTTCGTCCCGCTTGGAGCCGAACGCTCGACGCTGGGCAAAACGATTGACGCCTTGGCCAAACTCGAAGGCTTGGTGATGAAGCCCGATCCCTTCCCGCAAAACGGGTCTTTTTTCCGTTCGGATCACTTTTGCTTTGCCAAGGCCGGCGTGCCCTGCCTTTCGCTCAACTTTGGCGTCGAGGTTGAAGGCAAGCCCGAAGGCTGGGGTAAACAGCGGTTCGACACGTATGTGCGGCGCGACTATCACCAACCGACGGATGTCATTCAAGATGACTGGGACTTTCAGGGCGCAGCTCAACACGCCCAGTTTGCTTTACTGATTGTGGCCACCATCGCTGACGACCCAGCGATGCCCGACTGGCTGCCGGGTGAAGCGTTTCAGCGCAAGAAGACTTAA
- a CDS encoding protein kinase domain-containing protein has translation MQPGDALGPYTLVRLLGRGAFGQVWLAERRTALAVTRVALKTPLTDDVDLDAIRKEAAVWAQASGHPNVLPIIEADIYDGRVVIVSEYAPDGSLVDWLARKGGVVTLPEAARMLDGILAGLEHLHARQIVHRDLKPANVLLQGETPRLADFGIARVIRVTSHTGLIAGTPSYMPPEAFDGVRTESGDLWAAGVLFQQLLTGGLPFPQTDLTALMAAIVAREPVPLPPAFPSAVHRFLATALCKDPRQRFASATIMRQALARLTTHPASVAPPERVAPATVLHRPATDGQAVVSTSAPTALQPPASVPPVGMAFAPTADTLPLPPAQAVDHPPSEARGTGGWWWVAAGIAVTLVLGATLFLALLIYFQGAASRPPSTGTSPVAPVGKPSDPPLPQSPPASSEVPDAPSDLPVSRAPGSEGIYVIGFSAKTPGAAEAKRADYAKAGLQPFVVKTDEWTNFEPGFYIVALGIYGTEAEAQSAVAVIRQKGISVYTKASGPPRQPEDGTATPEDLPGDFPEASLRDLTTEDLADLTLDELRLMRSEILARHGYRFAEPELAEHFQAQPWYRPTSDDVDAKLTPVERRNIERIRRAEKNAERAPQD, from the coding sequence ATGCAGCCTGGTGATGCCCTTGGACCCTATACGCTGGTTCGCTTGCTGGGGCGTGGCGCATTTGGTCAGGTCTGGCTCGCGGAGCGGCGGACGGCGCTGGCCGTGACCCGGGTTGCCCTCAAGACGCCGCTCACGGATGACGTCGATCTTGATGCCATTCGCAAAGAGGCCGCCGTGTGGGCCCAGGCCAGTGGGCATCCGAACGTGCTGCCCATCATCGAGGCTGACATCTACGATGGGCGGGTGGTCATCGTGAGCGAATATGCCCCGGATGGCTCGCTGGTGGATTGGTTGGCGCGCAAGGGCGGCGTTGTGACGCTACCCGAAGCTGCCCGCATGCTGGATGGTATTTTGGCGGGGTTGGAGCACCTCCATGCCCGCCAGATCGTGCACCGTGACCTCAAGCCGGCCAATGTGCTGTTGCAAGGTGAAACCCCACGCCTGGCCGATTTTGGCATCGCCCGCGTCATTCGCGTGACTTCGCACACCGGACTCATTGCCGGTACGCCATCATACATGCCACCCGAAGCTTTTGATGGCGTGCGAACCGAGTCGGGCGACCTCTGGGCCGCCGGCGTGCTTTTCCAACAACTCCTCACCGGGGGACTCCCCTTTCCACAAACCGACTTGACGGCATTGATGGCGGCGATTGTCGCCCGCGAACCGGTCCCGCTGCCACCGGCGTTCCCGTCAGCCGTACACCGTTTTCTGGCAACTGCCCTGTGTAAAGACCCTCGCCAGCGATTTGCCTCAGCGACCATCATGCGCCAGGCGCTGGCCCGGCTGACCACGCACCCAGCGTCGGTTGCGCCGCCGGAACGGGTTGCGCCGGCGACTGTGCTGCACCGCCCGGCCACGGATGGCCAAGCTGTGGTTTCCACGTCCGCGCCGACGGCACTTCAGCCGCCGGCGAGCGTCCCTCCCGTTGGCATGGCGTTCGCGCCAACGGCGGATACCCTGCCATTGCCGCCAGCCCAAGCCGTTGATCACCCGCCATCTGAAGCGCGGGGCACCGGTGGTTGGTGGTGGGTCGCGGCTGGTATCGCCGTGACCCTGGTGCTTGGCGCGACGTTGTTTTTGGCGCTGCTCATCTATTTTCAAGGCGCGGCATCACGGCCCCCGTCCACCGGGACATCGCCGGTCGCTCCGGTCGGCAAGCCATCCGACCCGCCACTGCCGCAATCGCCGCCCGCATCTTCTGAGGTGCCGGATGCCCCGTCAGACCTGCCGGTGTCGCGCGCGCCCGGTTCAGAGGGCATCTACGTGATTGGTTTTTCAGCGAAAACGCCGGGAGCGGCCGAAGCCAAGCGAGCTGACTATGCCAAGGCCGGCCTTCAGCCCTTTGTCGTGAAGACAGATGAATGGACAAACTTTGAGCCGGGTTTTTACATCGTGGCCCTGGGGATTTACGGCACTGAGGCCGAAGCCCAGTCCGCGGTCGCTGTCATTCGTCAAAAAGGCATCAGCGTCTATACCAAGGCGTCGGGCCCGCCGCGCCAACCAGAAGATGGAACCGCCACGCCTGAAGACCTGCCCGGTGATTTTCCTGAAGCTTCCCTTCGTGACCTCACCACCGAGGACTTGGCTGACCTGACCCTCGATGAGTTGCGTCTGATGCGGAGCGAAATCCTGGCCCGCCATGGCTATCGCTTTGCCGAACCTGAACTTGCCGAGCATTTCCAGGCGCAGCCATGGTACCGTCCCACAAGCGATGATGTGGATGCCAAGCTGACGCCGGTTGAACGCCGCAACATCGAGCGTATTCGGCGCGCCGAAAAAAATGCCGAACGCGCCCCGCAGGACTAA
- a CDS encoding SpoVR family protein — protein MDKEITALEKALERIWEIARGFGLDPFPVNFEIVPATVMYEIGSYALPGRFSHWTFGKAYHRMKTMYDFGLSRIYEVVINTNPAYGFLLETNSPLQNKLVMAHVLGHVDFFKNNAYFAHTNRRMVDEVNLHAARIEEYEFKYGRKTVEAFLDAVLSIEEHIDPNFLIRKERDLPPPEKKAKTGKENPFEDILRLGEPSSSASAESPKRQPGDPVYPEKDLVWFIATYSPTLEAWQRDVMTMIHAEMLYFVPQMQTKIMNEGWASYWHSRIMRELCDGTDEFVEFAELHASVVSPHKGQLNPYYLGYKIFEDIEQRWDHPTAEEREIYGRTGGQGREKIFEVREVDNDVSFLRNYLTEALVEELDLYVYELVDDEEWTITEKRWERVRNQLVTNMTNFGFPYIEVTDGDYNRNRELYLTHRFDGAELDLKYARKVLEYVYSLWGRPVHLETRADNESLVLHYDGSSHSED, from the coding sequence GTGGATAAAGAAATCACTGCTCTTGAAAAAGCACTTGAACGCATCTGGGAGATTGCCCGTGGATTCGGACTTGATCCGTTTCCTGTGAACTTTGAGATCGTTCCGGCAACGGTGATGTATGAAATTGGCTCCTATGCACTGCCGGGGCGTTTCTCCCACTGGACGTTCGGCAAGGCCTATCACCGGATGAAAACCATGTATGACTTTGGGCTGTCGCGCATTTACGAAGTCGTCATCAATACCAATCCGGCCTATGGGTTCTTGCTCGAAACCAACTCGCCGTTGCAGAACAAGTTGGTTATGGCGCATGTGCTCGGTCACGTGGATTTCTTCAAAAACAACGCCTACTTTGCCCACACCAACCGCCGGATGGTGGATGAAGTCAACCTGCATGCCGCGCGTATCGAGGAATACGAGTTCAAGTATGGGCGCAAGACCGTCGAGGCGTTTCTCGATGCGGTGCTCTCGATAGAGGAGCACATTGACCCGAACTTTCTCATCCGCAAGGAGCGTGACTTGCCGCCGCCGGAGAAGAAGGCGAAAACCGGCAAAGAAAATCCGTTTGAAGACATTTTGCGGCTGGGTGAGCCGTCGTCGAGCGCATCGGCTGAATCACCGAAACGTCAGCCTGGTGATCCGGTGTACCCGGAAAAGGACTTGGTGTGGTTCATTGCGACCTACTCGCCAACGCTCGAAGCCTGGCAGCGCGACGTGATGACGATGATTCACGCTGAAATGCTCTACTTCGTACCCCAGATGCAGACCAAAATCATGAACGAGGGCTGGGCGAGTTACTGGCACTCGCGCATCATGCGTGAACTGTGTGACGGGACGGACGAGTTCGTTGAATTTGCCGAACTGCACGCTTCGGTTGTCTCGCCGCACAAAGGGCAACTCAATCCATACTATCTGGGCTACAAAATCTTTGAAGACATTGAGCAGCGCTGGGATCACCCAACGGCGGAAGAACGCGAAATCTATGGGCGCACTGGCGGACAGGGGCGCGAAAAAATTTTTGAAGTCCGGGAAGTGGATAACGATGTGTCCTTCCTGCGCAACTATCTAACCGAGGCGCTGGTCGAGGAACTGGACCTTTATGTTTATGAGCTTGTGGACGACGAAGAGTGGACCATCACCGAAAAGCGTTGGGAGCGCGTCCGAAACCAGCTTGTGACCAACATGACCAACTTTGGCTTTCCCTACATCGAGGTGACGGATGGCGATTACAACCGCAACCGCGAGTTGTATCTGACCCATCGCTTTGACGGCGCGGAGCTGGATTTGAAGTACGCGCGCAAGGTGCTGGAATACGTTTACAGCCTGTGGGGACGGCCGGTACACCTTGAAACGCGCGCGGATAATGAATCGCTCGTCCTGCACTATGATGGAAGCAGCCACAGTGAAGACTAG
- the thiC gene encoding phosphomethylpyrimidine synthase ThiC — MLLLPDAHARHKPRLQVTYQEDNTVRGEYQTLRMLALEGKITEEMIAVAEDERLDPEYIRQGLADGTMVIPKNIRHNFRPIGIGKGLRTKVNANIGASGYHQLVEEELIKLHTAVQYGADSVMDLSTGTDLDLIRETLIQESPLMLGTVPIYQVASEGSILKMDPEALFAVIEKQAQQGVDYMTVHCGVTKETVKKLRNHQRIEGIVSRGGALLAAYIEATGNENPLYEQFDRLCDIFARYDVTFSLGDGLRPGATGDASDRGQLAELLVLGELVARAREKGCQVMVEGPGHVPLDQIVANVQLQKRVCDGAPFYVLGPLTCDVAPGYDHITGAIGGAIAAGAGTDMLCYVTPAEHLRLPDRQDVIEGVIATRIAAHSGDLVKGVKGAKAWNDQMSRYRKQLDWDGMFRLAMDPEKARRYKEESEAANAKVCSMCGSLCSINIDNAAIEKFSREKPDTSEKVLAARPAVAAVAGD; from the coding sequence ATGTTACTTTTGCCCGATGCCCACGCGCGGCACAAACCACGACTTCAGGTTACGTATCAGGAGGACAACACCGTGCGCGGTGAATACCAGACGCTTCGCATGCTTGCCCTGGAAGGCAAGATTACCGAGGAAATGATCGCTGTTGCCGAGGATGAGCGGCTCGACCCGGAATATATCCGGCAGGGGCTGGCGGACGGCACGATGGTGATTCCAAAAAACATCCGCCACAACTTTCGTCCAATCGGCATCGGCAAGGGACTGCGCACCAAGGTCAATGCCAACATTGGGGCGTCGGGCTATCACCAGTTGGTTGAGGAAGAACTCATCAAGCTCCATACCGCAGTGCAGTATGGGGCAGATAGCGTCATGGACCTTTCAACCGGCACGGACCTGGACCTCATCCGTGAGACACTCATTCAAGAAAGCCCGCTCATGCTCGGCACCGTGCCAATCTATCAGGTTGCCTCGGAGGGTTCGATTCTGAAGATGGACCCGGAAGCGCTCTTTGCCGTCATTGAAAAGCAAGCCCAGCAGGGCGTGGACTATATGACCGTCCACTGCGGGGTGACGAAGGAGACGGTCAAGAAATTACGCAACCACCAACGTATCGAAGGCATTGTCAGTCGGGGCGGCGCGCTGTTGGCGGCGTACATCGAGGCGACCGGCAATGAAAATCCGCTTTACGAACAGTTTGACCGTTTGTGCGACATCTTTGCGCGGTATGATGTGACGTTTTCGCTGGGCGACGGCCTGCGTCCTGGCGCGACGGGCGATGCCAGCGACCGCGGCCAGTTAGCCGAACTGCTTGTGCTGGGCGAACTCGTCGCCCGCGCCCGTGAAAAGGGTTGTCAGGTGATGGTGGAGGGGCCTGGACACGTCCCACTCGATCAGATCGTGGCCAACGTTCAGCTCCAGAAGCGGGTCTGTGACGGCGCGCCGTTTTACGTGCTTGGCCCGCTGACCTGTGATGTCGCGCCAGGCTATGACCATATTACGGGCGCAATTGGCGGAGCGATTGCCGCCGGTGCCGGGACGGACATGCTGTGCTACGTGACGCCGGCCGAACACCTGCGGCTGCCGGATCGTCAGGATGTCATCGAAGGCGTCATCGCCACCCGCATTGCCGCCCACTCTGGCGACTTGGTGAAGGGCGTCAAAGGCGCAAAGGCCTGGAACGACCAGATGTCGCGTTACCGGAAGCAGCTCGATTGGGATGGCATGTTCCGCTTGGCGATGGACCCGGAAAAAGCGCGCCGCTACAAGGAAGAATCGGAAGCCGCCAACGCCAAGGTCTGCTCGATGTGCGGTAGCTTGTGCTCAATCAACATAGACAACGCGGCTATCGAGAAATTTTCCAGGGAAAAACCGGACACATCAGAGAAGGTTCTCGCGGCGCGTCCGGCGGTTGCGGCCGTTGCCGGAGACTGA
- the moaC gene encoding cyclic pyranopterin monophosphate synthase MoaC: MPLSHVDEAGRLAMVDVSAKPPTDRTATASGIVHMQPATIAAIRARTTPKGDPLETARLAGILAAKQTDRLIPLCHTLPLAHVNVELALETDHIAITATARAHASTGVEMEALTAVSVAALTLFDMCKAVDRTMRITDIQVQSKTGGKSDWNAPPNEA, from the coding sequence ATGCCGCTCAGTCACGTTGACGAAGCTGGTCGTCTTGCGATGGTGGATGTCAGCGCCAAGCCGCCGACTGACCGAACCGCTACGGCTTCGGGAATCGTCCATATGCAGCCAGCCACCATTGCTGCCATCCGCGCCCGGACGACACCAAAAGGTGATCCCCTCGAGACGGCCCGCTTGGCTGGCATTCTGGCCGCCAAGCAGACCGACCGGCTGATTCCGCTCTGTCATACCCTGCCACTCGCGCACGTCAACGTTGAGCTGGCGCTTGAGACTGACCACATCGCCATCACGGCCACCGCGCGCGCTCACGCCAGCACTGGGGTCGAAATGGAGGCGCTGACGGCGGTCAGTGTCGCCGCGCTGACGCTCTTTGACATGTGCAAGGCGGTTGACCGTACGATGCGGATTACAGACATTCAAGTGCAGTCGAAAACCGGTGGAAAATCAGATTGGAACGCACCGCCCAACGAGGCCTGA
- a CDS encoding CheR family methyltransferase encodes MPVKKRNLANPHLPQLEAALANVYGWAANMSLRTALQAVVTDKSRRLLFDEMTYCRVAAQSPGELHSVAEEIALGETSFFREPEQFRALWRMALPDLIEKRAGVKRLRLWSAGCSTGEEPFSLAMILEDLLGDAADWRIEILAVDLRSKALLQASQGRYHPLQMRNLDPTLRERFFHGVYAPDAPPGELDRRLRRNIRLRHANLYDPHLWQHLPGPFDVIVCSNVLTHMHYTAIQQTTARIQQALLPGGYLLVGSTEAGLVSQPRLRAVQTLPSGFFQRCA; translated from the coding sequence ATGCCGGTCAAAAAGCGTAACCTGGCCAATCCACACTTGCCCCAGCTCGAAGCGGCCCTTGCCAACGTTTATGGCTGGGCCGCGAATATGTCGTTGCGGACGGCGCTGCAAGCGGTTGTCACCGATAAGTCGCGGCGCTTGCTGTTCGATGAGATGACCTACTGCCGCGTCGCGGCACAGTCGCCGGGTGAGCTGCACTCCGTTGCCGAAGAAATCGCGCTTGGCGAAACCAGCTTTTTCCGCGAACCTGAGCAGTTTCGTGCGCTGTGGCGAATGGCGCTTCCCGATCTCATTGAAAAACGCGCTGGCGTGAAGCGCCTGCGGCTGTGGAGTGCCGGTTGCTCGACTGGGGAAGAGCCGTTCTCACTTGCCATGATCTTGGAAGACTTGTTAGGCGACGCGGCCGACTGGCGGATTGAAATTCTGGCCGTGGACTTGCGTAGCAAGGCGCTTCTACAAGCCAGCCAGGGACGGTATCATCCGCTCCAGATGCGCAATCTCGATCCGACCTTGCGTGAACGGTTTTTCCACGGTGTTTACGCGCCAGACGCTCCGCCCGGTGAGCTTGACCGGCGGCTGCGGCGCAACATTCGCCTCCGCCACGCCAATCTCTACGATCCGCACCTGTGGCAACATCTACCGGGTCCGTTTGATGTCATTGTGTGCAGCAATGTGCTCACACACATGCACTACACCGCGATTCAGCAGACGACGGCCCGGATTCAGCAGGCGCTCTTGCCCGGCGGCTATTTGCTTGTGGGGAGTACCGAGGCCGGACTGGTCAGCCAACCGCGCCTCCGGGCTGTACAAACCTTGCCGAGCGGATTTTTCCAGCGTTGCGCATAA